A DNA window from Brassica napus cultivar Da-Ae chromosome C1, Da-Ae, whole genome shotgun sequence contains the following coding sequences:
- the BNAC01G09960D gene encoding protein DMP7 isoform X2, whose protein sequence is MEETQPLLIASLPEAPRKPKSKVQKMVSVRPSPVAGSPASSSSSAPSPASSFPSPTPSETHAARYGLATRSGLSVMEGSITLTDEEKEKYKLRFLDFVHAFMSMLVFFAISMIDQNVIRCLFPVPSEDIKELLTSLPIIIGVICGGFFLVFPTRRHGIGSPLTKE, encoded by the exons ATGGAGGAAACGCAGCCGTTACTGATAGCGTCATTGCCTGAGGCACCAAGAAAGCCGAAGTCAAAAGTACAGAAAAT GGTCAGTGTCCGACCATCGCCAGTCGCTGGCTCACCTGCTTCCTCGTCTTCGTCTGCGCCGTCTCCTGCTTCCTCCTTTCCTTCACCGACTCCTTCAGAGACCCACGCGGCAAG GTACGGCTTGGCGACGCGGAGTGGTTTATCTGTGATGGAAGGATCGATTACTCTAACGGATGaggagaaagaaaaatataagcTCAGGTTTCTTGATTTCGTGCATGCATTCATGTCGATGCTGGTCTTCTTCGCAATCTCCATGATTGATCAGAACGTGATCCGTTGTTTATTCCCTGTTCCTTCTGAAGACATCAAGGAGCTTCTCACCAGTTTGCCTATCATCATCGGCGTTATTTGCGGCGGCTTCTTCCTCGTGTTCCCCACTCGCCGTCACGGCATTGGATCTCCACTCACCAAAGAATAA
- the BNAC01G09960D gene encoding protein DMP7 isoform X1: MEETQPLLIASLPEAPRKPKSKVQKMARKAFKGTAHLSNLLPTGSVMGFQIMCPVLSHQGQCPTIASRWLTCFLVFVCAVSCFLLSFTDSFRDPRGKVRYGLATRSGLSVMEGSITLTDEEKEKYKLRFLDFVHAFMSMLVFFAISMIDQNVIRCLFPVPSEDIKELLTSLPIIIGVICGGFFLVFPTRRHGIGSPLTKE; encoded by the exons ATGGAGGAAACGCAGCCGTTACTGATAGCGTCATTGCCTGAGGCACCAAGAAAGCCGAAGTCAAAAGTACAGAAAATGGCGAGGAAAGCATTCAAAGGAACAGCCCATCTCTCCAATCTCCTCCCGACCGGTTCGGTAATGGGTTTTCAAATAATGTGTCCAGTCCTATCTCATCAGGGTCAGTGTCCGACCATCGCCAGTCGCTGGCTCACCTGCTTCCTCGTCTTCGTCTGCGCCGTCTCCTGCTTCCTCCTTTCCTTCACCGACTCCTTCAGAGACCCACGCGGCAAG GTCAGGTACGGCTTGGCGACGCGGAGTGGTTTATCTGTGATGGAAGGATCGATTACTCTAACGGATGaggagaaagaaaaatataagcTCAGGTTTCTTGATTTCGTGCATGCATTCATGTCGATGCTGGTCTTCTTCGCAATCTCCATGATTGATCAGAACGTGATCCGTTGTTTATTCCCTGTTCCTTCTGAAGACATCAAGGAGCTTCTCACCAGTTTGCCTATCATCATCGGCGTTATTTGCGGCGGCTTCTTCCTCGTGTTCCCCACTCGCCGTCACGGCATTGGATCTCCACTCACCAAAGAATAA
- the LOC106438141 gene encoding dnaJ homolog subfamily B member 13, translating to MGVDYYKVLQVDRSASDDDLKKAYRKLAMKWHPDKNPTNKKEAEAKFKQISEAYDVLSDPQKRAVFDQYGEEGLKGNVPPPNAAGGSSYFSSGDGPSSFRFNPRSADDIFAEFFGFSTPFGGSPFGGGGGLGRSGAGQRFASRIFGDDMYGSSFGEGGHPPHHHHHHGAARKVAPIENKLPCSLEDLYKGTTKKMKISREIADVSGRTTQTEEILTIGVKPGWKKGTKITFPEKGNEHPGVIPADLVFIIDEKPHPVFTRDGNDLIVTQKISLAEALTGYTVNITTLDGRTLTIPITNVIHPEYEEVVPKEGMPLQKDQTKKGNLRIKFNIKFPARLTAEQKTGFKKLLG from the exons atgGGTGTGGATTACTACAAAGTTCTACAGGTTGATAGAAGCGCCAGCGACGATGACCTTAAGAAAGCCTACAGGAAACTCGCTATGAAGTGGCATCCCGACAAGAACCCTACCAACAAAAAAGAGGCCGAGGCTAAGTTCAAGCAGATCTCTGAAGCCTACGAT GTTCTTAGCGATCCTCAGAAGAGAGCTGTATTCGATCAATACGGCGAGGAAGGGTTAAAAGGGAACGTGCCACCTCCCAACGCTGCTGGTGGATCTTCCTACTTCTCATCAGGAGATGGGCCTTCGTCTTTCAGGTTCAACCCGAGAAGCGCGGATGATATATTCGCTGAGTTTTTCGGTTTCTCTACTCCCTTTGGTGGCAGCCCGTTTGGTGGAGGAGGAGGCCTTGGCCGCAGCGGAGCAGGGCAGAGGTTCGCCAGCCGCATCTTTGGTGATGATATGTATGGCAGCTCGTTCGGTGAAGGAGGACAccctcctcatcatcatcatcatcacggtGCAGCTAGGAAAGTGGCTCCTATCGAGAACAAGCTTCCTTGTAGCCTTGAAGATCTCTACAAAGGAACcaccaagaagatgaagatctCCAGGGAGATTGCAGATGTCAGCGG AAGAACAACGCAAACAGAAGAGATTCTAACGATCGGAGTGAAACCAGGATGGAAGAAAGGCACGAAGATCACATTCCCCGAGAAAGGCAACGAGCATCCCGGGGTGATTCCAGCTGATCTCGTCTTCATCATCGACGAGAAGCCACATCCGGTGTTCACACGTGACGGCAACGACTTGATTGTCACACAGAAGATCTCGCTAGCCGAAGCCTTAACAGGCTACACCGTCAACATAACGACCCTTGATGGTCGGACACTTACAATCCCCATCACAAACGTGATCCATCCAGAGTACGAAGAAGTGGTGCCTAAAGAAGGAATGCCACTTCAGAAAGATCAGACAAAGAAAGGGAACTTGAGGATCAAGTTCAACATCAAGTTTCCAGCTAGGTTAACCGCGGAACAGAAGACTGGTTTCAAGAAGCTTCTTGGTTGA
- the LOC106438132 gene encoding 26S proteasome non-ATPase regulatory subunit 2 homolog A-like, which translates to MAPVPDPNNVGGGAKRDEATTKVPSKDPKKKDDKKEDDLSEEDLELKQNLELYVERVQDPNPELQKAALESMRQEIRASTSSMTSVPKPLKFLRPHYGTLKELHKNMADSDLKKLLADILSVLALTMSAEGERESLGYRLTGSGGDIGSWGHEYVRNLAGEIAEEYTMRQSEEASIEDLMDLVKQIVAFHMKHNAETEAVDLLMDVEDLDLLLAHVDRTNFRRTCNYLTSSAKFLPGPDDMLVLDIAYMIYMKFEEYPNALQVALFLDNMQYVKQVFTSCTDLLRKKQFCYMISRHGITVELDSEMVADKDDRDMLQDIVNNTKLSEGYLTLARDIEVMEAKTPEDIYKAHLLDGRASSSPSVDSARQNLAATFVNAFVNAGFGQDKLMTVPSDAASGTAGNWLFKNKEHGKTSAAASLGMILLWDVDAGLTQLDKYFHSTDNPVLAGALLGVGINNCGIKSDCDPALALLGEYVDNEDSSVRIGAIMGLGIAYAGSQNDQLRSSLSPILNDAKAPLDVIAFAALSLGMIYVGSCNEEVAQSIIFALMDRSEAQLGDALTRFLPLGLGLLYLGKQESVEATAEVSKTFNEKIRKYCDMTLLSCAYAGTGNVLKVQDLLAQCGEHLEKGDIHQGPAVLGIAMVAMSEELGLDMAIRSLERVLQYGEQNIRRAVPLALGLLCISNPKVNVMDTLSRLSHDTDSEVAMAAIISLGLIGAGTNNARIAGMLRNLSSYYYKDASLLFCVRIAQGFVHMGKGLLTLSPFHSERLLLSPTALAGIVTLLHACLDMKSIILGKYHYVLYFIVLAMQPRMMLTVDENLKPISVPVRVGQAVDVVGQAGRPKTITGFQTHSTPVLLAAGERAELATDKYIPLSPILEGFIILKENPDYREE; encoded by the exons ATGGCTCCAGTTCCGGATCCGAACAACGTTGGTGGTGGTGCGAAGCGGGATGAAGCTACGACGAAGGTTCCTTCCAAGGATCCCAAGAAGAAGGATGATAAGAAGGAGGATGATCTC TCTGAAGAGGACTTGGAACTAAAGCAGAACCTGGAGCTTTATGTTGAGAGGGTGCAGGACCCCAATCCTGAGTTGCAGAAGGCCGCTCTTGAAAGCATGAG GCAGGAAATCCGTGCCTCAACGAGCTCCATGACTTCAGTTCCCAAACCCCTCAAGTTTCTCCGTCCTCATTATGGAACTCTTAAGGAGTTACATAAAAATATGGCGGACTCCGATCTCAAG AAATTGTTGGCTGATATATTGTCTGTCCTGGCCCTGACCATGTCTGCTGAGGGTGAAAGG GAAAGCTTAGGATATAGGTTAACTGGATCAGGAGGTGACATCGGATCGTGGGGTCACGAGTATGTAAGGAATTTGGCCGGGGAGATTGCAGAAGAGTATACAATGCGTCAG AGTGAGGAGGCCTCCATTGAGGACTTAATGGATCTTGTGAAGCAAATTGTTGCATTTCACATGAAG CACAATGCAGAAACCGAAGCTGTTGACCTTTTAATGGATGTTGAGGATCTTGATCTCTTACTTGCGCATGTAGACCGCACAAATTTCAGGAGGACGTGCAACTATCTCACGAGTTCAGCAAA atTCCTTCCAGGACCGGATGACATGCTGGTTTTAGATATTGCTTACATGATCTACATGAAGTTTGAGGAATATCCAAACGCTCTGCAAGTTGCACTATTTCTTGATAACATGCAG TATGTGAAGCAAGTATTTACCTCATGCACTGATCTGCTAAGAAAGAAACAGTTCTGCTACATGATTTCACGCCAT GGCATCACCGTTGAGCTCGACTCTGAGATGGTTGCAGATAAGGATGACAGAGACATGCTGCAGGATATTGTTAACAACACTAAGTTAAGTGAAGGATATCTGACGCTTGCAAGGGATATTGAGGTCATGGAGGCCAAGACGCCTGAAGACATCTACAAG GCTCACTTGCTTGATGGCAGGGCTAGCTCTAGCCCAAGTGTGGATTCTGCTAGACAAAATCTAGCTGCGACGTTTGTGAATGCATTTGTAAATGCTGGTTTCGGCCAG GACAAACTAATGACAGTACCATCCGACGCAGCTAGTGGAACTGCTGGAAACTGGCTCTTCAAAAATAAAGAACATGGCAAGACCAGTGCAGCTGCTAGCCTG GGTATGATTCTACTGTGGGATGTGGACGCCGGACTTACCCAACTTGACAAATATTTTCATAGCACTGATAATCCCGTCCTTGCTGGAGCTCTGCTAGGTGTTGGGATTAATAATTGTGGCATTAAGAGTGATTGTGATCCT GCATTGGCCCTTCTTGGAGAATATGTTGATAACGAGGATTCATCTGTCCGAATTGGTGCTATTATGGGTCTCGGGATTGCATATGCCGGTTCCCAAAATGATCAG TTAAGAAGCAGCTTGTCTCCAATACTGAATGACGCTAAAGCACCTCTCGATGTGATTGCTTTTGCTGCACTTAGTTTGGGGATGATTTATGTTGGTTCCTGTAACGAAGAGGTTGCCCAATCTATTATATTTGCTTTGATGGATCGGAGTGAGGCACAACTTGGTGATGCCCTTACTCGTTTCTTGCCTCTTGGTCTTGGACTTTTGTACCTTGGCAAACAG GAAAGTGTGGAGGCTACCGCGGAGGTTTCAAAGACATTCAATGAGAAAATCAGAAAGTATTGTGATATGACACTTCTTTCCTGTGCGTATGCTGGAACCGGGAATGTCCTTAAG GTCCAAGACCTTCTGGCTCAGTGTGGAGAGCATCTGGAGAAAGGTGATATCCACCAGGGGCCAGCTGTTCTTGGAATAGCGATGGTTGCTATGTCTGAAGAATTGGGTCTTGATATGGCGATCCGTTCTCTGGAGCGCGTGCTACAGTATGGAGAACAAAACATTCGGCGTGCAGTGCCTTTGGCCCTTGGTCTCCTATGTATATCCAACCCAAAG GTGAATGTTATGGACACCTTGAGCCGGCTTAGCCATGACACAGATTCAGAAGTTGCAATG GCAGCGATAATTTCCCTTGGTTTGATTGGCGCTGGGACCAACAATGCAAGGATTGCTGGCATGCTTAGAAATCTATCCAGCTATTATTACAAGGATGCCAGCCTTCTCTTCTGT GTGCGTATTGCTCAAGGATTTGTGCATATGGGAAAAGGTCTCTTAACTCTCAGTCCCTTCCACTCGGAACGGCTCTTGCTATCCCC AACCGCGCTTGCTGGTATAGTGACATTGTTGCATGCATGCCTAGACATGAAATCCATCATACTGGGGAAATACCATTATGTTCTCTACTTCATCGTTTTGGCGATGCAG CCAAGGATGATGCTGACGGTGGATGAGAACCTGAAACCCATCTCGGTGCCAGTGCGGGTAGGACAAGCAGTTGACGTGGTTGGACAGGCAGGTCGACCAAAAACAATCACTGGGTTCCAAACGCACTCCACACCTGTTCTCCTTGCTGCTGGGGAGAGAGCCGAACTCGCAACAGACAA GTACATTCCATTGTCTCCCATACTAGAAGGTTTCatcatattaaaagagaatCCAGACTACAGAGAGGAGTGA
- the LOC106373564 gene encoding PAMP-induced secreted peptide 1-like — MRRVSWSTVLIVVMMVSLLVVEHVVLPAEAGRVLTEKLGDGRATVIRVEKMKSTVDYWFQRLASGPSPSGRGH, encoded by the coding sequence ATGAGGAGAGTTAGCTGGTCTACTGTTTTGATCGTGGTGATGATGGTGTCATTGTTGGTAGTAGAACACGTGGTGCTCCCGGCAGAGGCAGGGAGGGTTCTAACGGAGAAATTGGGAGACGGAAGAGCGACGGTGATAAGAGTGGAGAAGATGAAGTCGACGGTGGATTACTGGTTTCAGCGTTTGGCTTCGGGTCCGAGTCCAAGTGGTCGCGGCCAttaa
- the LOC106438244 gene encoding uncharacterized protein At4g28440-like, with translation MATAKRKPVFVKVEQLKPGTTGHTLTVKVVDSNPVVPTTRKARPGSSMSRPSQPSRIAECLIGDETGCILFTARNDQVDVMKPGETVILRNSRIDMFKGTMRLGVDKWGRIEVTEPASFTVKEDNNLSLVEYELINVNDK, from the exons ATGGCGACGGCGAAGAGAAAGCCGGTGTTTGTGAAAGTAGAACAGCTGAAGCCTGGGACGACCGGTCACACGTTGACTGTTAAGGTCGTTGATTCCAACCCGGTGGTTCCGACAACCCGGAAGGCTCGTCCCGGGAGCTCTATGAGCCGTCCGTCTCAGCCTAGTCGAATCGCTGAGTGTCTCATCGGAGATGAGACTGGGTGTATTCTCTTCACTGCTCGTAACGATCAAG tTGATGTCATGAAGCCTGGAGAAACGGTGATACTGCGCAACTCGAGGATTGACATGTTCAAGGGTACAATGAGGCTAGGGGTTGATAAATGGGGACGCATCGAAGTCACTGAGCCTGCATCTTTCACTGTCAAGGAGGATAACAATCTGTCTCTCGTTGAGTACGAACTGATTAACGTTAATGACAAGTGA